The proteins below come from a single Triticum aestivum cultivar Chinese Spring chromosome 5D, IWGSC CS RefSeq v2.1, whole genome shotgun sequence genomic window:
- the LOC123123734 gene encoding leucine-rich repeat receptor-like protein kinase PXC2, with amino-acid sequence MAGCWLLLVIMAFLLPAASATPCHPDDLHALRGFAGELGGGGALLRAAWSGASCCGWEGVGCDSSSGRVTVLRLPWRGLTGHIPGASLAGLVWLEELFLGSNHFEGVLPDELFGLVRLRKLSLASNELTGELSPRLGELTHLTLLDLSANLFFGPLPDVFGDLTSLEHLAMHSNGFSGFLPPSLSSLSSVRELNLRNNSMSGPIARVSFSDMPHLASLDFSTNSLTGWLPTSLAGCGELKSLNLANNILVGTIPSWIGEFDNLWYLSLSNNSFVGEVPKSLLGLKGLATAGSSSGMVFINMPSFVNHERRALDEQPNTITGTNNTVRSGRNNTMSGNDNIVMSGDSNAVSGSFNTLVCGNNNILSGDHHVVSGSNHIVTNSFNKVTGCTNNVSGSNHTVSGSNNTVTGSSNTVSGNNHVVSGSNRVVTGD; translated from the coding sequence ATGGCGGGATGCTGGCTGCTGCTCGTCATCATGGCGTTCCTCTTGCCGGCGGCCAGTGCGACGCCGTGCCACCCTGACGACCTCCACGCGCTGCGGGGCTTCGCCGGGGAGCTCGGCGGCGGGGGAGCCCTCCTCCGCGCGGCGTGGTCCGGTGCCTCGTGCTGCGGCTGGGAAGGTGTGGGCTGCGATAGCTCCAGCGGCCGCGTCACGGTGCTGCGGCTCCCATGGCGCGGCCTTACGGGGCACATCCCAGGAGCCTCCCTGGCGGGCCTCGTGTGGCTGGAGGAACTCTTCCTCGGCTCGAACCATTTCGAGGGCGTCCTCCCAGACGAGCTCTTCGGCCTCGTCAGGCTAAGGAAGCTCTCCCTCGCATCCAACGAGCTCACCGGCGAGCTGAGCCCACGCCTCGGTGAGCTCACACACCTTACCTTGTTGGATTTGTCCGCCAACCTCTTCTTCGGCCCCCTCCCGGATGTGTTCGGCGACCTCACGTCGCTAGAGCATTTGGCCATGCATTCCAATGGCTTCTCCGGCTTCTTGCCACCGTCTCTTTCATCACTATCTTCTGTCCGTGAGCTCAACCTCAGAAACAACTCCATGTCCGGTCCGATTGCTCGTGTTAGCTTCTCCGATATGCCACATCTTGCTTCGCTTGACTTTTCCACAAACTCCCTGACTGGGTGGCTCCCGACTAGCCTCGCCGGCTGTGGTGAGCTCAAGTCGCTCAACCTTGCCAACAACATATTGGTCGGCACCATCCCGTCGTGGATTGGTGAGTTTGACAACCTTTGGTACTTGAGTCTCTCAAATAATTCATTTGTTGGCGAGGTGCCCAAGAGTTTGTTAGGGCTTAAGGGCCTCGCCACTGCGGGTAGTTCATCGGGTATGGTTTTCATTAACATGCCATCTTTTGTAAATCACGAAAGAAGAGCACTCGATGAACAACCAAATACCATAACTGGGACCAACAACACTGTGAGAtctgggcgcaacaacaccatgtctGGGAACGACAACATTGTCATGTCTGGAGATAGCAATGCTGTGTCCGGGAGCTTCAACACCCTCGTATGTGGAAACAACAATATTCTAAGTGGTGACCACCATGTTGTATCTGGGAGCAACCATATTGTAACTAACAGTTTCAATAAAGTGACGGGCTGCACCAATAATGTATCCGGGAGCAACCATACTGTATCCGGAAGCAACAATACCGTAACTGGGAGCAGCAATACGGTATCTGGGAACAACCATGTCGTGTCTGGGAGCAACAGAGTCGTAACCGGAGATTAA